One window of Nicotiana tomentosiformis chromosome 11, ASM39032v3, whole genome shotgun sequence genomic DNA carries:
- the LOC138901032 gene encoding uncharacterized protein, producing the protein MAPQYQAPVAPPVGVVQPVVAVHAGDKPDMSSEALLRLDKFTKLFPVHFSGIPSEDSHNYLDCCHEVLRNMGIVETNGVDFAVFQMTGSAKRWWRDYTLTRPVGSPALTWEKFSRLYLDKFLPITLREDYRRQFEHLQRGSMTVTQYESHFVDLTRHALPLLPTEGERARRFTEGLTHPIRLQMAKKTGSGISFQGAANVTRRIEMVLA; encoded by the coding sequence atggctccccagtatcaggctccagtagccccgccagttggggtagttcagccagttgttgcggtacATGCCGGTGATAAGCCTgacatgtcttctgaggccttattgagactggataagtttactaagctctttccagttcacttcagtggtatacCTTCTGAGGACTCACATAATTATCTTGactgctgccatgaggtgctgcggaacatgggtatagtcgagacaaatggggtcgattttgctgtatttcagatgacgggttccgccaagaggtggtggagagattatacattgaccagaccagttggatcgcctgcattgACCTGGGAGAAGTTCTCACGGCTATATTTAGataagtttctccctatcacattgagagaggattaccgtaggcaatttgagcatctacaacggggcagtatgactgttactcagtatgagtctcaTTTTGTGGATTTAACTCGTCATGCTCTCCctttacttcctactgagggagagagagcgAGGAGGTTTACtgagggacttactcaccctattaggcttcagatggccaagaaaACCGGGAGTGGGATTTCCTTTCAAGGGGCTGCTAATGTtacgaggaggatcgagatggttcttgcataa
- the LOC104113123 gene encoding reticulon-like protein B21, which produces MEVVNKRRSKISRNGVMSGSVWENRMKYDKVKGGIKVYSNSEKEEETPEVKNDEKTSTTTTIISTTSETNQVDKKLKMGSKSNLGVGGVMSGKRKTWKSESNFEGNSIQISRKRSELNKNLDEQCKELSTVSTEEMKKSPIQNKKSSVLLRKVKSEANKGANEDGNVKNSELRKVKSMSVNGNLRNSVQLVKAKSATSKEVEEKCKNFEENKVVVGVGVEESKKNLEKEENCKEFGICEEKVITSNVESQVKCSNKEKLNLENEEEWDEVFDEEIEKELSVDVIEINVAENKPKKIVIEEEKLQISNEKSVPISPIIKKQPSPISGQAKIHLQSPTRTKSVPVSDEFHTIPRQHSKLQSFVDLVMWKDASKSALIFGIGTFIIISSSYTQDLNISFISVVSYLGLVYLAAIFLFRSLNIHRGANNINESSEYVVGEEEAMWILKLILPYINECLLKIRALFSGDPATTMKMAVLLFILARCGSSITIWKMSKLGFFGVFIVPKVCSSYSTQLTAYGTFWIRRFRDAWESCTHKKAVAFAIFTLVWNLSSIAARIWAVFMLYVGFRYYQQKLMKEGWVSEEETTKAEDYWQGKIGGQRQIGRRSTLMESRKQKKTI; this is translated from the exons atggaagtGGTTAATAAGAGAAGGAGCAAAATTTCAAGAAATGGTGTAATGTCAGGTTCTGTATGGGAAAATAGGATGAAATATGATAAAGTCAAAGGTGGAATCAAAGTATATAGCAAcagtgaaaaagaagaagaaaccccAGAAGTAAAAAATGATGAGAAAACtagtactactactactataaTTAGTACTACTAGTGAAACAAATCAAGTAGACAAAAAGTTGAAAATGGGGTCAAAATCTAATCTTGGTGTTGGTGGTGTGATGAGTGGCAAGAGAAAAACTTGGAAATCTGAGAGTAATTTTGAAGGGAACTCAATTCAGATTTCAAGAAAAAGATCTGAACTGAACAAAAATTTGGATGAACAGTGTAAAGAATTGAGTACTGTTTCAactgaagaaatgaagaaaagtcCAATTCAGAACAAGAAATCAAGTGTATTATTAAGGAAAGTGAAATCAGAGGCAAATAAGGGAGCAAATGAGGATGGAAATGTGAAGAATTCTGAATTAAGGAAAGTAAAATCTATGTCTGTTAATGGGAATTTGAGGAATTCAGTTCAGCTGGTGAAAGCAAAATCAGCTACAAGTAAAGAAGTTGAAGAGAAATGTAAGAATTTTGAGGAAAATAAGgttgttgttggtgttggtgTAGAGGAGTCAAAAAAGAATCTTGAAAAGGAAGAAAATTGTAAAGAATTTGGTATATGTGAAGAGAAAGTTATAACAAGCAATGTGGAATCTCAAGTCAAGTGTAGTAATAAAGAAAAGTTGAATCTTGAAAATGAAGAAGAATGGGATGAGGTTTTTGATGAGGAAATTGAAAAGGAATTAAGTGTTGATGTTATAGAGATCAATGTAGCAGAAAATAAGCCTAAAAAGATTGTAATTGAAGAGGAAAAACTTCAAATTAGCAATGAAAAATCAGTTCCCATTTCTCCAATTATCAAGAAACAGCCTTCTCCAATTTCAGGCCAAgccaaaattcatcttcaaagTCCAACAAGAACCAAATCAG TTCCAGTTTCAGATGAATTTCACACAATTCCAAGACAACATAGCAAACTACAAAGCTTTG TTGATTTGGTTATGTGGAAAGATGCATCAAAATCAGCATTGATCTTTGGAATTGGAACCTTTATTATCATATCATCTTCATATACTCAAGATCTCAATATCAG CTTCATTTCTGTTGTTTCCTACTTGGGTCTGGTCTACCTTGCTGCAATTTTTCTATTTAGATCCCTCAATATTCACAG gggtgccaataatataaatgaGTCAAGTGAATATGTAGTAGGAGAAGAAGAAGCAATGTGGATACTGAAATTAATACTGCCTTACATAAATGAATGTCTCTTGAAAATCAGAGCCCTTTTTTCTGGTGATCCTGCTACTACAATGAAG ATGGCAGTTCTGCTGTTTATTTTGGCTAGATGTGGCAGCTCTATAACTATTTGGAAAATGTCCAAATTgg GCTTTTTTGGAGTTTTCATCGTACCAAAAGTCTGTTCTTCTTATTCCACTCAGTTAACTGCCTATG GTACATTTTGGATTAGACGATTTCGAGATGCTTGGGAATCATGTACTCACAAGAAAGCAGTTGCATTTGCAATATTCACACTCGTATGGAATTTATCTTCAATTGCTGCTAGAATTTGGGCAG TTTTTATGTTGTATGTGGGATTTAGGTACTACCAACAGAAATTGATGAAAGAAGGATGGGTAAGTGAAGAAGAAACTACAAAAGCAGAAGATTATTGGCAAGGAAAAATTGGAGGACAAAGACAAATTGGGAGAAGATCCACTTTAATGGAATCCAGAAAGCAAAAGAAAACAATTTAA